In Nicotiana tabacum cultivar K326 chromosome 19, ASM71507v2, whole genome shotgun sequence, one DNA window encodes the following:
- the LOC107778616 gene encoding very-long-chain aldehyde decarbonylase CER1 — translation MQWKQRLLREDRGRTKLQGLYFAKKKLYKSMASKPGILTEWPWTFLGNFKYLVLAPFVGHSIYTYFMSKDESQRDIGYLIILPLLLSRVIHNQIWISLSRYRTAKGNNRIVDKSIEFDQIDRESNWDDQIIFNGLIYYIGYLLLEQAHHLPLWRTDGIIIIALLHIGPVEFLYYWLHRALHHHFLYSRYHSHHHSSIVTEPITSVIHPFAEHISYFLLFSIPLLTATLTGTASITAFGAYITYIDFMNNMGHCNFELIPKWIFSIFPALKYLVYTPSYHSLHHTQFRTNYSLFMPMYDYIYDTLDKSSDTLYEKSLEREAELPDVVHLTHLTTPESIYHLRLGLASLASKPQSSKWYFWLMWPVTLWSIMITWIYGHTFIVERNLFKNLKLQTWAIPKYRIQYFMKWQRETINNLIEEAIMEADQKDIKVLSLGLLNQEEQLNSNGELYIKRNPQLKVKVIDGSSLAVAVVINSIPKGTSQVVLRGRLSKVAYSIALALCQGGIQVVTLDQEEYRRLKTKLTPEAATNLVLSKSYNISKTWLVGDGLSEDEQLKAPKGTLFIPYSQFPPSKARKDCFYFSTPAMITPKHLENVDSCENWLPRRVMSAWRIAGILHALEGWKEHECGNMMFDIDKVWKASLDHGFCPLTMASVTESKN, via the exons ATGCAGTGGAAGCAAAGGCTTTTAAGAGAAGACAGAGGAAGAACAAAACTACAAGGACTTTATTTTGCGAAGAAGAAGCTGTACAAAAGCATGGCTTCTAAACCTGGCATTCTCACTGAATGGCCATGGACATTTCTTGGAAACTTCAAG TACTTGGTTTTGGCACCATTTGTGGGTCACAGCATATACACATACTTTATGAGCAAGGATGAAAGCCAGAGGGACATTGGATACCTAATCATACTCCCACTTCTACTTTCGAGAGTGATTCACAATCAGATATGGATATCTCTATCTCGTTACAGGACTGCCAAGGGTAATAATCGAATTGTTGATAAAAGCATCGAATTTGATCAAATTGACAGAGAAAGCAACTG GGATGATCAGATCATATTTAATGGACTGATATACTATATTGGATACCTGTTGCTGGAACAAGCTCATCATTTGCCTTTGTGGAGAACTGACGGCATCATTATTATTGCGTTGCTTCATATTGGTCCTGTCGAGTTTCTCTATTATTGGCTTCACAGAGCTCTGCACCACCATTTTCTCTACTCTCGTTATCATTCGCATCACCATTCCTCCATTGTTACTGAGCCCATCACTT CTGTAATTCACCCGTTTGCCGAGCACATATCATATTTCTTGCTCTTTTCCATACCATTGCTCACCGCTACACTCACTGGAACTGCTTCTATAACTGCATTTGGTGCGTACATCACCTACATTGATTTCATGAACAACATGGGGCATTGCAACTTTGAGCTCATTCCTAAGTGGATATTCTCTATATTTCCCGCTCTCAAGTACTTGGTGTATACGCCCTC GTACCACTCACTACATCACACTCAATTCAGGACAAATTATTCACTTTTCATGCCAATGTATGACTATATTTATGATACACTAGACAAGTCATCAGATACATTGTATGAAAAGTCACTTGAGAGAGAAGCTGAATTGCCTGATGTGGTGCACCTTACACATCTAACAACCCCAGAATCCATTTACCATCTCCGTCTAGGGTTAGCATCCTTGGCTTCGAAGCCTCAGTCCTCTAAGTGGTATTTCTGGTTAATGTGGCCCGTCACACTATGGTCTATAATGATTACTTGGATTTATGGTCACACGTTTATTGTCGAGAGAAATTTGTTCAAGAATCTCAAATTACAAACTTGGGCTATCCCAAAGTATCGCATACAA TACTTTATGAAATGGCAAAGAGAGACTATTAACAATTTGATCGAGGAAGCAATCATGGAAGCAGATCAGAAAGACATAAAAGTTTTGAGCCTTGGACTCTTAAATCAG GAAGAGCAACTGAATAGTAATGGTGAGCTTTACATAAAAAGGAATCCTCAGCTGAAAGTGAAGGTGATAGATGGAAGTAGCCTGGCTGTTGCTGTGGTCATAAACTCCATTCCTAAGGGAACTTCCCAAGTTGTCCTTCGAGGCCGTTTGTCCAAAGTTGCTTACTCCATTGCCTTAGCCTTGTGCCAAGGAGGAATTCAG GTTGTCACGTTAGACCAAGAAGAGTACAGGAGACTTAAAACAAAGCTAACCCCCGAGGCTGCAACTAACTTGGTCCTGTCGAAATCTTATAATATTTCAAAG ACATGGCTAGTAGGGGATGGATTGAGTGAAGATGAACAATTAAAAGCACCAAAAGGAACATTATTCATTCCTTATTCACAATTCCCACCAAGTAAAGCTCGAAAGGATTGCTTCTACTTCAGCACACCAGCTATGATTACTCCAAAACATCTTGAAAATGTAGACTCTTGTGAG AATTGGTTGCCACGAAGAGTGATGAGTGCGTGGAGAATAGCTGGGATTTTGCACGCGTTGGAAGGTTGGAAAGAGCACGAGTGTGGTAACATGATGTTTGATATTGACAAAGTATGGAAAGCTAGTCTTGATCATGGTTTTTGCCCATTAACCATGGCTTCTGTTACTGAATCCAAGAACTAG